The DNA region AGGCCGCCCGCGCCCCGGACGCCGAGGACGGCCGGAAGACCAGGAGCTGAGAGAAGAGCACATGGGCAACGCACGCGCACGCAACGGGGGAAAGCGTGCTCGCGTCACGCTGCACGAGGTCGCCGAGGAAGCGGGCACCTCGCGCTCCACGGCCTCCCGCGCCCTGGGCGGACACGGCTATGTGGCCGAGCACATCAGGGAGCGGGTGCGCGCCGCCGCTGAGCGGCTCGGCTATGTGCCGGACGTCTCCGCCCGTACGCTCAAGGGCCGTTCGAGCCGGGTGATCGGGCTGCTCGTCTCCGATCTGCGCAACCAGTTCTACGCGCAGCTCGCCGCCGGCGTCGAACAGACCCTCTCGGCGGCCGGATACCAGGTCGTGCTCGTCGACGACCACGGGAGCGAGGAGCGGGCGGCCGACGGGGCGAGGGCGTTCCTGGCGATGCGCGCGGACGGCGTGCTCCTGGCACCGGTCGGCCGCCCGGCGACCGAGGTGCTTGTGGAACACGGCACGCCCGTCGTGGAGGTGGACCGGCGTTCGGGAGTACGCGGCTGCGACGCCGTCGCCATCGACAGCGAGAGCGGCTCACGCGCGGCCGTGGAGCATCTGCTGGAACTGGGCCACCGGAAGATCGCCGTCGTCGTGGACGAGACGAAGTGGGCCACCGGCAAGGACCGGCTGAAGGGGTACCGGGCCGCTCTGCGTGAGGCGGGCGTCCCGTACTCGCGCAGGCGCGTACTGGATCTCGGGCTGCGCCTGGGGCCTCGGCCCGGCACGGACGACGAGGACGATGCGGGCGGTACGGGCGCTGAGGACGGCACGGGCGGCCCGGACGACATGGCCGACACGTACTCCGGCGACCCCGGCGACGGCGGGCGCGATCCCGCCGGCGCGGTGGCGGCCCTGCTGGACGCCGACCCGGACGTGACCGCCGTCTTCGCCGCGAACAACGTCGTGGCCGAAC from Streptomyces marispadix includes:
- a CDS encoding LacI family DNA-binding transcriptional regulator, producing the protein MGNARARNGGKRARVTLHEVAEEAGTSRSTASRALGGHGYVAEHIRERVRAAAERLGYVPDVSARTLKGRSSRVIGLLVSDLRNQFYAQLAAGVEQTLSAAGYQVVLVDDHGSEERAADGARAFLAMRADGVLLAPVGRPATEVLVEHGTPVVEVDRRSGVRGCDAVAIDSESGSRAAVEHLLELGHRKIAVVVDETKWATGKDRLKGYRAALREAGVPYSRRRVLDLGLRLGPRPGTDDEDDAGGTGAEDGTGGPDDMADTYSGDPGDGGRDPAGAVAALLDADPDVTAVFAANNVVAELVWQVLKQRGAAVPEDYSVVSFDDQTWMRMVEPKLTAVRQPVYDMGRRAAALLLERTGGGPSRSQSHILQPELVVRGSTAPPARG